In Carya illinoinensis cultivar Pawnee chromosome 10, C.illinoinensisPawnee_v1, whole genome shotgun sequence, one DNA window encodes the following:
- the LOC122280091 gene encoding ethylene-insensitive protein 2-like isoform X4, whose product MHGCLFSILLLFYVNTCQLGLAWSLDEILLRDEYDKFTCLFLGVQIELSVIVLDLTSILGLAHGLNLLFGWDLFSCVFLTAINIILFPLFAILLENSKAKFLCICISGFILLSVVLGVLISQTEISLSMNWILTKLCGENAFALMSLLGASIMPYNFFLHSSILQQSQGSPNISKDAMCHNHFVAILCVFSGIYLVNYVLMISAANVFSGLVLLTFQDSMSLMEQVFRSPIAPFAYLLVLFFSNQITSLNWGQCGQVVLHDFLKVDIPAWLHCATIRVISVVPALYCVWSSGAEGMYQLLIVTQVMVALLLPSSVIPLFRVAASRPIMGVYKISQFVEFLTLITFIGMLVLKLIFMVEMIFGNSDWVANLRWNMGGGLSFPYPVLVVTACASLGLMLWLLATPLKSASAGLDAQLYRGTPEAVPGTSTHREDTDLTGTGYHGEAPVQKQEPLSARGKDLKSHSDMPVGFDVDLPEHIMEPDQEIDLTTVVENCSKAILSSSPICGMDGSAATVESVPSIPLSTVSNEVSDVKFLDKTVQAKSMFPLEKTLGIEGELQIEKDNDEGDTWEPEESSKGLSGSTQSLISEGPGSFRSLSGKGDEGGSGTGSLSRLAGLGRAARLQLAAVLDEFWGQLYDFHGQATQEAKSKKLDVVLGVDSKSAFSSLKVDTTAKEFSRCLLSVGVKGSDNLITSSLYEAPKQQNVQRNSESSYGVQRGSSSLWSNPMQLLDAYVQNPSHNVLDSGERRYSSLRNLPSTESWDYQPATIHGYQIASYRMAKERNSDNLNNPMQSAALSTPSLGVTGYRDSIAFALGQKLQNGFSSGQPSSYQNPSIYRESPFHSERPADIMASSANTKKYHSLPDMSGFSVPQRDLYVTDKSAQWDHPIGYGSSVRRTGYEPSLHPNPNLGLRTGAPLAFDELSPSKINRDGFSSQLSPTSTGSLWSRQPFERFGVADKNLTVGSGGVGSRPSSITQEATSVVDSEAKLLQAFRDCIVKLLKLEGSDWLFSQNDGADEDLIDRVAARERFLYEAETREMNRVVHRGDPQYLSSERKFGSAMRNNEVSFNNFFISSVPHCGEGCIWRPDLMVSFGVWCIHRILDLSLMESRPQLWGKYTYVLNRLQGIIDVAFVKPRSPMSPCFCLQIPATFLQKSSPPVSNGMPPPASKPGRGKCTTAGMLLDMVKDVEIAISCRKGRTGTAAGDVAFPKGKENLASVLKRYKRRLSSKPVGVHEASGPRKVLTSAPYSS is encoded by the exons ATG CATGGATGCTTGTTTTCAATTTTGCTGCTATTTTATGTCAATACCTGTCAGCTCGGATTGGCTTGGTCACTGGACGAGATCTTGCTCAG GGATGAGTATGATAAGTTCACATGTTTATTCTTAGGAGTCCAAATAGAGCTTTCTGTGATTGTGCTGGATCTTACCTCG ATCTTGGGCCTTGCACATGGACTTAATCTTCTTTTTGGGTGGGACCTGTTCTCTTGTGTCTTTTTGACTgctatcaatattattttatttccacTTTTTGCCATCCTCCTG GAGAACAGCAAGGCCAAGTtcctatgcatatgcatatcaGGCTTTATCTTGCTTTCTGTTGTTCTTGGAGTACTGATCAGTCAAACAGAAATTTCACTTTCCATGAATTGGATCCTAACAAAGTTATGTGGGGAGAATGCATTTGCACTGATGAGTCTTCTTGGGGCAAGCATCATGCCTTATAACTTTTTTCTCCATTCTTCTATCTTACAG CAGTCTCAGGGATCACCAAACATTTCCAAGGATGCCATGTGTCATAACCATTTTGTTGCCATCTTATGTGTCTTCAGTGGTATTTATCTGGTGAATTATGTGCTGATGATATCAGCAGCAAATGTCTTCTCCGGCCTTGTCTTGCTCACTTTTCAGGATTCAATGTCACTAATGGAACAG GTGTTTAGGAGTCCCATTGCTCCCTTTGCCTATTTATTGGTTCtgtttttttctaatcaaatcACATCATTAAACTGGGGTCAATGTGGACAAGTAGTTTTGCATGATTTCTTGAAGGTAGACATTCCTGCTTGGCTTCATTGTGCTACAATCAGAGTTATTTCTGTTGTTCCAGCCCTTTACTGTGTGTGGAGTTCAGGAGCTGAAGGGATGTATCAATTGCTTATAGTCACGCAGGTGATGGTAGCTCTACTGCTGCCATCTTCTGTGATCCCTCTTTTCCGTGTTGCTGCATCAAGACCAATAATGGGTGTCTACAAAATCTCTCAGTTTGTGGAGTTTTTAACCCTCATCACATTTATTGGGATGTTAGTCTTAAAGCTTATATTTATGGTAGAAATGATATTCGGGAATAGTGATTGGGTAGCTAATTTGAGGTGGAACATGGGGGGTGGTTTATCTTTCCCTTACCCAGTTCTTGTTGTCACTGCTTGTGCATCACTTGGTCTGATGCTTTGGTTATTAGCCACCCCATTAAAATCTGCAAGTGCTGGATTAGATGCTCAGCTGTACCGAGGTACACCAGAGGCTGTACCTGGCACATCCACACACAGAGAGGATACAGATTTAACTGGAACTGGATACCATGGAGAGGCTCCTGTTCAGAAGCAAGAACCATTATCAGCACGAGGGAAGGATTTGAAGAGTCATTCAGATATGCCAGTTGGCTTTGATGTTGATTTGCCTGAACATATTATGGAACCTGATCAAGAGATTGATTTGACTACTGTTGTGGAAAATTGTTCTAAAGCTATACTTTCAAGCTCCCCCATATGTGGCATGGATGGATCAGCAGCCACAGTAGAGTCAGTCCCATCAATCCCACTTTCAACTGTTTCTAATGAGGTTTCTGATGTTAAATTTTTGGACAAAACTGTACAAGCTAAATCAATGTTCCCTCTTGAGAAGACTCTGGGAATTGAGGGAGAGCtacaaattgaaaaagataatGATGAGGGAGACACCTGGGAGCCCGAAGAATCATCTAAAGGTCTGTCTGGGAGCACCCAATCTTTGATATCTGAGGGTCCAGGATCATTTAGAAGTCTCAGTGGGAAAGGTGATGAAGGTGGGAGTGGTACAGGAAGTCTTTCAAGATTAGCCGGATTGGGTCGTGCCGCAAGGCTTCAACTTGCTGCAGTTCTTGACGAGTTTTGGGGGCAGCTGTATGACTTCCACGGCCAAGCTACTCAAGAAGCAAAGTCAAAGAAACTGGATGTGGTTCTGGGAGTGGATTCTAAATCTGCCttttcatccctaaaagtgGATACTACTGCAAAGGAGTTTTCTAGGTGCTTGCTGTCTGTAGGAGTTAAGGGATCTGATAATCTAATCACCTCAAGTTTATATGAGGCTCCCAAGCAGCAAAATGTGCAAAGGAATTCCGAGTCATCATATGGGGTTCAAAGGGGATCTTCATCATTGTGGTCCAACCCCATGCAGTTGTTGGATGCATATGTGCAGAATCCAAGCCACAATGTCCTTGACTCTGGTGAGAGGCGCTATTCTAGTTTGCGCAATCTACCATCTACTGAAAGCTGGGATTATCAGCCAGCTACAATACATGGTTATCAGATTGCTTCCTATCGAATGGCTAAAGAAAGAAACTCTGATAATTTGAATAATCCAATGCAGTCAGCAGCCTTGAGTACCCCCTCATTGGGTGTTACAGGCTACAGGGATTCAATTGCATTTGCGTTGGGGCAAAAGTTGCAAAATGGGTTTAGCTCTGGTCAGCCCTCCAGTTACCAGAACCCTTCAATATACCGAGAAAGTCCATTTCATTCAGAAAGACCAGCTGATATTATGGCAAGTTCAGCCAACACGAAAAAGTACCATAGTTTGCCAGACATGTCTGGATTCTCTGTTCCACAGCGGGATTTATATGTGACTGATAAGAGTGCTCAATGGGACCATCCCATTGGATATGGATCCTCTGTTCGTAGAACAGGTTATGAACCATCTTTACATCCAAATCCAAACTTGGGATTAAGGACCGGAGCTCCTTTGGCATTTGATGAACTCTctccatcaaaaataaatagagatggTTTTTCCTCGCAGTTGAGCCCCACTAGTACTGGATCCCTCTGGTCTAGACAGCCTTTTGAGCGGTTTGGTGTAGCTGACAAAAATCTTACCGTTGGGAGCGGAGGAGTTGGAAGCAGGCCAAGTTCAATAACTCAAGAAGCAACTTCTGTTGTGGATTCAGAGGCAAAGCTTCTTCAGGCTTTCAGAGATTGCATTGTGAAGTTACTAAAATTGGAAGGATCTGATTGGTTGTTTAGTCAAAATGATGGGGCTGATGAGGATCTAATAGACCGTGTGGCTGCAAGGGAGAGGTTTTTGTATGAAGCTGAAACTAGAGAAATGAATCGGGTGGTTCACAGGGGTGACCCTCAGTATTTGTCTTCTGAGAGGAAATTTGGTTCTGCAATGAGGAATAATGAGGTGAGTTtcaataacttttttatttccTCTGTTCCTCATTGTGGGGAGGGCTGTATATGGAGACCAGATTTGATGGTAAGCTTTGGGGTGTGGTGCATCCATCGGATTCTTGACCTGTCACTCATGGAAAGCCGTCCACAGCTGTGGGGGAAATATACTTATGTACTCAACCGTCTTcag GGGATCATAGACGTGGCTTTTGTGAAACCACGTTCTCCAATGTCCCCGTGCTTCTGCCTTCAGATCCCTGCAACGTTCCTGCAGAAATCAAGCCCACCTGTTTCAAATGGAATGCCACCCCCAGCTTCAAAACCGGGCAGGGGGAAATGCACCACTGCAGGGATGCTCCTAGACATGGTTAAGGATGTAGAGATTGCAATTTCTTGCCGAAAGGGCAGAACAGGCACTGCAGCTGGTGATGTGGCTTTCccgaagggaaaagaaaatctGGCGTCTGTCCTCAAACGCTACAAGCGACGATTATCCAGCAAACCTGTTGGTGTTCATGAGGCTTCTGGGCCACGCAAGGTTCTGACATCTGCTCCATACAGCTCATAG